A single region of the Salicibibacter cibi genome encodes:
- a CDS encoding glycoside hydrolase family 32 protein, with amino-acid sequence MNWTRKQRYQRFSEMTKEEYGELQKAVEQSPWRQTYHIQPPIGLLNDPNGFCFHNEKYHLFYQWFPFGPVHGLKHWYHVTSDDLVHWKDQGVAIEPKEWFESHGAFSGSGIVHEDQLHLLYTGNTRDNKWERHSYQCLAVMDKEGDLKKHTAPIIQGSPEGYTQHFRDPKVWKKSDSFYLVIGAQRENQTGCILLYRSSDLLEWEIVGEVKTSKSDFGFMWECPDYFELDGKGVLLFSPQGLEAQKYRYQNIYQSGYFLGNPMNLSDGSFEHGDFQELDAGFEFYAQQTTLAPDGRRILIGWMGLPEIEYPTDRYQWAHCLTIPRELFIKNDTLYQRPVREMEKLRENHTAISDTIDNETKTYEDINGQCYELKSEMSAQTASMFGIKICTGQEEETVLYYDNVNKEIVLDRQKSGESFAEDYGTKRVKPLDCKHLSLHIFVDTSSLEIFVNEGFYVFTARIFPSSSSQGIELFATEGYIDLEISKWSMNPPRNTEIQGS; translated from the coding sequence ATGAATTGGACACGAAAACAACGCTATCAACGTTTTTCTGAAATGACAAAAGAAGAGTACGGGGAACTACAAAAAGCCGTTGAGCAATCTCCTTGGCGCCAAACTTATCATATACAGCCACCGATAGGCCTGCTCAACGATCCAAATGGGTTTTGTTTTCACAACGAAAAATACCACTTATTTTATCAGTGGTTCCCCTTTGGCCCTGTTCACGGATTAAAACACTGGTATCATGTCACTTCTGATGACCTTGTTCATTGGAAAGATCAAGGGGTTGCCATTGAACCCAAGGAATGGTTTGAGAGCCACGGCGCTTTTTCAGGAAGCGGGATTGTCCATGAGGATCAATTACATTTATTATACACCGGAAATACGAGAGACAATAAATGGGAGCGTCATTCCTATCAATGTTTAGCGGTAATGGACAAGGAAGGTGATCTAAAAAAACACACCGCCCCCATTATTCAAGGTTCACCTGAAGGCTATACTCAGCATTTTCGAGACCCAAAAGTGTGGAAAAAAAGTGATTCATTTTACTTGGTGATCGGGGCTCAACGCGAAAATCAGACCGGATGTATCCTTCTCTACCGGTCCTCCGATCTCTTGGAATGGGAAATTGTCGGTGAAGTTAAGACGAGTAAAAGTGACTTTGGCTTTATGTGGGAATGCCCGGATTACTTTGAGCTAGATGGAAAAGGTGTTTTGCTTTTTTCGCCCCAAGGGTTAGAAGCGCAAAAATACCGCTATCAAAATATCTACCAATCTGGTTACTTTCTCGGGAATCCTATGAATTTGAGCGATGGTTCTTTTGAACATGGAGATTTCCAGGAGCTTGACGCTGGTTTTGAATTCTATGCACAACAAACAACATTAGCACCGGACGGACGAAGAATTTTAATCGGATGGATGGGATTGCCCGAGATTGAATATCCAACCGATCGTTATCAATGGGCCCATTGTTTAACCATTCCCAGGGAGCTATTTATAAAAAACGATACTCTTTATCAACGACCTGTGCGGGAGATGGAAAAGCTGCGGGAAAACCACACAGCTATATCCGATACGATTGATAATGAAACAAAAACGTATGAAGATATCAATGGTCAATGTTATGAACTAAAAAGTGAGATGAGCGCTCAAACGGCCTCTATGTTCGGAATCAAGATTTGCACCGGGCAGGAAGAAGAAACGGTTCTTTACTATGATAATGTCAACAAAGAAATTGTTCTAGACCGCCAAAAATCCGGCGAGAGTTTTGCAGAAGATTATGGGACAAAACGAGTAAAACCACTTGATTGCAAGCACCTATCACTGCATATTTTCGTCGACACATCTTCTTTGGAGATTTTCGTGAATGAAGGTTTTTACGTGTTCACAGCACGCATCTTTCCATCGAGTAGCAGCCAGGGTATTGAACTCTTTGCAACAGAAGGCTATATTGATCTGGAGATTTCAAAATGGAGCATGAATCCTCCGAGGAATACCGAAATTCAAGGGAGTTGA
- a CDS encoding response regulator — translation MLKAILVDDEPLFLDHFEKLLAEINDGIDVVGKYINPHQALAAIFKEQPDVIFLDIEIPKLSGIEVAEKIQSSSLQTKFVFVTLYREYAVEAFELNAMDYLVKPVQQARLTKTIDRLSKDLHRHSMSKEPTREATLCFFRSIQFKCSGKGSKPLDVRWRTSKARELFAFLVHHRQKPVQKIDLIELLWPETDGDKGMTQLYASIYQIRKTIASVGFNIHITSHHDSYMLDLNGITFDVDVWEQRLSELSTVSDDTLPRFQALIDMYPGDYLEEYDYLWAVGERERLRSLWLRCVMEVTDFMIAKGNYVEALPFFHQVQERYPYMEDSYFNLIHLYDQLGDRYAVDQQYAKLEEMLGL, via the coding sequence GTGCTAAAAGCCATTTTAGTAGATGATGAGCCGCTTTTTCTTGACCATTTTGAAAAACTATTAGCAGAAATAAATGATGGCATTGACGTTGTTGGTAAGTATATCAATCCGCATCAAGCCTTAGCAGCCATTTTCAAAGAGCAACCGGATGTCATTTTTCTCGACATTGAGATACCAAAATTAAGCGGGATCGAAGTGGCAGAGAAAATTCAAAGCTCATCGCTTCAAACGAAATTTGTATTCGTAACATTGTACCGTGAATACGCCGTAGAAGCTTTTGAACTAAATGCCATGGATTATCTTGTAAAGCCGGTGCAACAGGCCCGATTGACGAAAACGATTGACCGGCTTTCGAAAGATCTCCATCGTCATTCAATGTCAAAAGAACCCACTCGTGAAGCTACATTATGTTTTTTTCGCTCAATTCAATTTAAATGCTCAGGAAAAGGCTCAAAACCGCTTGACGTTCGCTGGAGAACATCCAAGGCAAGAGAATTGTTTGCTTTTCTTGTCCACCATCGACAGAAACCTGTTCAAAAAATTGATCTAATTGAACTGCTTTGGCCGGAAACGGATGGAGATAAAGGGATGACGCAACTATATGCAAGCATCTATCAAATTCGTAAAACAATAGCATCTGTCGGATTCAATATTCATATAACGAGTCATCATGATAGTTATATGCTTGATCTAAACGGTATTACGTTTGACGTTGATGTATGGGAACAGCGTTTGAGTGAGTTGTCTACCGTATCTGATGATACACTTCCGCGGTTTCAGGCATTAATAGACATGTATCCCGGGGATTATCTGGAAGAATATGATTACTTATGGGCAGTGGGGGAACGGGAACGATTGCGGTCACTTTGGCTCCGATGTGTTATGGAAGTAACCGATTTTATGATTGCCAAAGGAAACTATGTCGAGGCTCTCCCCTTTTTCCATCAGGTACAGGAACGTTATCCATATATGGAAGATAGTTACTTTAATCTCATTCACTTATATGATCAACTTGGTGATCGTTATGCTGTTGACCAACAGTATGCCAAGCTCGAAGAGATGTTAGGCCTTTAA
- a CDS encoding DUF2334 domain-containing protein has protein sequence MKHLVFFSMLFVLSILHQEHEANAIEAEIEKIDPETNIIVLFSSEDGSAGEHQRLLDMSLGHFSNNITFKNTKDVEPEDLNGKTHLFYYGETEEDLPSHIPELISSFDGPTVAIGYNVEQLGDTFSFVDIEGEETIKELEYLGDNDKTKQVDPQSILETTLDQDAEVFVQGDGDEGEHPLIMSQGDNYYVATNMLYEPYSVFFSQTLNTVFETEPTDQTPAYLRIEDVHPMVDPDELMAIADELKARDIPYMIAVIPVYLHPETGEEIHFDDMPEVLEALKYMQDNGGSVVLHGYTHQFRLSETGEGFEFWDVENDMPIYHGPNDNVEQLEEDDFDKQEDYVAYMADNKAFERAYVEDRLTRPEVCKNWRITAYIPLLSNRPTIQCPNMGLK, from the coding sequence ATGAAGCATTTAGTTTTTTTTAGCATGTTATTTGTCCTATCGATTTTACATCAAGAGCACGAAGCGAATGCGATAGAGGCAGAGATCGAGAAGATCGACCCAGAGACGAACATTATCGTTCTATTTTCATCGGAAGATGGCAGTGCAGGAGAACATCAAAGGTTATTGGATATGTCATTGGGGCACTTTTCCAACAATATTACATTTAAAAACACAAAAGATGTTGAACCAGAAGATCTGAATGGGAAGACTCATCTCTTCTATTACGGAGAAACGGAAGAAGATCTTCCATCCCATATCCCAGAACTTATCTCGTCTTTCGATGGTCCAACTGTTGCTATTGGGTATAACGTCGAACAGCTTGGAGATACCTTTTCGTTCGTGGACATCGAGGGTGAAGAGACAATTAAGGAACTTGAATACTTAGGAGACAATGACAAAACAAAACAAGTTGATCCTCAATCGATTCTGGAAACAACGCTAGATCAGGATGCGGAAGTGTTCGTCCAAGGGGACGGTGACGAGGGAGAACATCCATTGATTATGAGTCAAGGCGACAACTATTATGTCGCTACAAATATGCTTTATGAACCGTATTCGGTGTTTTTTTCCCAAACCTTAAATACGGTGTTTGAGACGGAACCAACCGATCAAACGCCTGCGTATCTCCGTATCGAAGATGTACATCCTATGGTTGACCCGGATGAATTAATGGCGATTGCAGACGAATTAAAAGCGCGGGACATCCCCTATATGATTGCCGTTATTCCTGTTTATCTTCATCCAGAAACCGGCGAGGAAATTCATTTTGATGACATGCCTGAAGTGCTGGAAGCCCTAAAATATATGCAAGATAACGGAGGTAGTGTTGTCTTGCACGGATATACGCATCAGTTCCGGTTAAGTGAAACAGGGGAAGGGTTTGAATTTTGGGATGTTGAAAATGATATGCCCATTTATCATGGCCCCAATGACAATGTTGAACAACTGGAAGAAGATGATTTCGACAAACAAGAGGATTACGTAGCCTATATGGCAGACAATAAAGCCTTTGAACGTGCATATGTAGAAGATCGTTTGACCAGACCAGAGGTGTGCAAGAACTGGCGAATTACGGCTTATATCCCCTTGCTTTCGAACCGCCCCACTATACAATGTCCCAACATGGGCTTGAAGTGA
- a CDS encoding DUF2334 domain-containing protein, whose amino-acid sequence MQELANYGLYPLAFEPPHYTMSQHGLEVTSEFFSTYVGQVQLSDETWEIMNTTPYASQPSFLNGMFLLPETIGYVQPENDDPVGDMVDKAELHQITSGGMIGGFYHPYLGVEGLIEVIDAIEEIPNIEWMDLKELDNTVDVEHVSITSGDGEIDANIDQMSLMTTSIAYPAYHVKNFAENVTKIMIWAGVLSVVLLMSFTVFQIAKGNRSDRGISNNG is encoded by the coding sequence GTGCAAGAACTGGCGAATTACGGCTTATATCCCCTTGCTTTCGAACCGCCCCACTATACAATGTCCCAACATGGGCTTGAAGTGACATCTGAATTTTTCTCCACATATGTTGGACAAGTCCAACTGAGTGATGAGACATGGGAGATTATGAATACCACGCCGTATGCTTCACAGCCCAGTTTTTTAAATGGCATGTTCCTGCTTCCTGAAACCATCGGCTACGTACAGCCCGAAAACGACGACCCTGTGGGAGATATGGTCGATAAAGCAGAGCTGCATCAGATAACAAGCGGAGGGATGATTGGTGGTTTTTATCATCCTTATCTCGGTGTTGAAGGCTTAATCGAAGTCATCGACGCGATTGAAGAAATCCCGAACATCGAATGGATGGACCTTAAAGAACTCGATAACACCGTAGATGTTGAACATGTATCCATAACCAGTGGAGATGGCGAGATTGATGCAAATATAGATCAAATGAGCTTAATGACAACATCGATTGCTTATCCGGCTTATCATGTAAAAAACTTTGCAGAAAATGTAACCAAAATAATGATCTGGGCCGGAGTACTCAGTGTCGTTTTATTAATGAGCTTCACTGTATTCCAGATAGCAAAAGGCAACCGTTCTGACAGGGGGATTAGCAACAATGGCTGA
- a CDS encoding glycosyltransferase — MADFFLYLSLFLIWFMLFYHVFLMFGGYRYFLQHPEIKEAWDEHPGEMPSVSILIPAHNEEMVIQDTIESMIQLKYPKDKLEVIVVNDNSSDATGMILDDYARKFAFIKPVHTKPPHGGKGKSGALNQGLKHSTGEIIAVYDADNTPEPEAIYNLVLGLNNDKKAGAIVGKFRVLNAKQNLLTRFINIETLTFQWLAQAGRWSWFKMTTIPGTNFAIRRSILEELGGWDEKALSEDTELSFRVYNLGYHIRFFPSAITWEQEPENLKVWWKQRTRWARGNEYVIGKFLFRPSQINNKKVPVDLFYFLFIYLLFFGGIIISHSIFVANLFFDLDLSIGNVAIILLVTGFLMFIAEVWLALSFEKNQLTFKNALIAILMYFVYSQLWVILVACATFLEVKRVIFKQDVQWYKTQRFEQSGGK; from the coding sequence ATGGCTGATTTTTTTCTCTATCTTTCACTGTTCTTAATATGGTTTATGCTGTTTTATCATGTGTTTTTAATGTTTGGCGGGTATCGTTATTTTTTACAGCATCCAGAAATAAAAGAGGCCTGGGACGAGCACCCAGGGGAAATGCCATCTGTCAGCATTTTAATTCCTGCCCATAATGAGGAAATGGTGATACAAGATACGATCGAATCAATGATTCAGTTAAAGTATCCAAAAGATAAGCTGGAAGTGATCGTGGTAAATGATAACTCCAGTGATGCTACAGGTATGATTCTTGATGACTACGCGAGAAAATTCGCCTTTATTAAACCCGTTCACACGAAACCGCCGCATGGAGGAAAAGGAAAATCCGGGGCTTTAAACCAGGGGTTGAAACATTCAACAGGAGAAATCATTGCTGTCTATGATGCTGATAACACGCCGGAACCGGAAGCGATTTATAATCTAGTGTTGGGCTTGAACAACGATAAAAAGGCTGGAGCTATTGTCGGGAAGTTCAGAGTATTGAATGCCAAACAAAATTTACTAACGCGTTTCATTAATATCGAGACGCTGACGTTTCAATGGCTTGCACAGGCAGGGCGCTGGTCCTGGTTCAAAATGACAACTATCCCCGGGACGAATTTTGCCATCCGCCGTTCCATTCTCGAAGAGCTTGGTGGATGGGATGAAAAAGCATTATCTGAAGATACGGAACTCAGCTTTCGAGTCTATAATCTTGGTTATCACATTCGTTTTTTCCCGTCAGCCATTACGTGGGAACAAGAACCGGAGAATTTAAAGGTTTGGTGGAAACAAAGAACACGTTGGGCACGTGGAAATGAGTACGTGATTGGCAAATTTCTTTTCCGGCCATCGCAGATAAATAATAAAAAAGTTCCTGTGGATCTATTCTATTTTCTGTTTATCTACCTTTTGTTCTTCGGTGGAATTATTATCTCGCACAGCATTTTTGTTGCGAATCTATTTTTTGACTTAGATTTATCCATAGGCAATGTGGCGATTATTTTACTGGTCACTGGATTTTTAATGTTTATAGCTGAGGTCTGGCTTGCGCTCAGCTTTGAAAAAAATCAACTTACCTTTAAAAACGCTTTGATTGCTATATTGATGTATTTTGTCTACTCCCAGTTGTGGGTGATCTTAGTGGCTTGCGCGACATTCCTTGAGGTCAAAAGAGTCATTTTTAAACAAGATGTACAGTGGTACAAAACCCAACGATTCGAGCAAAGTGGTGGGAAATAA
- the wecB gene encoding non-hydrolyzing UDP-N-acetylglucosamine 2-epimerase, with product MIKTMTIFGTRPEGIKMVPIVQALNREKEITNIFINTAQHRDMLDQVLNLFMLTPDYDLDIMREGQSLETLTKRLIDKLSLIIEEEKPDLVLVHGDTTTTFSGTYAGFLQKVPVGHVEAGLRTNDIYAPFPEEGNRQLVGRLATYHFAATQRNKDNLLKENIPHDTIEVVGNTVIDALMDISRRESSLSGELKSIFETGKKTILLTTHRRENMEALQSVYRAIRRIVDANDDVQVVFPVHKNPAIRQKALHEIGDNPDVYLIEPLDYEPFIHVLKSAYLVITDSGGIQEEAPGLGKPVLVARNTTERPEGVEAGTLQLVGTSEDTIVQQCQRLLSNKEAYTGMSKMQNPFGQGDSADKIVNHIKKSFDLTVTSDQKQANQLV from the coding sequence ATGATAAAAACGATGACCATTTTCGGTACACGACCGGAAGGGATTAAAATGGTTCCTATCGTGCAGGCGTTGAACCGAGAAAAAGAGATTACGAACATTTTTATCAACACAGCTCAACATCGAGATATGCTTGATCAAGTACTGAACCTTTTTATGCTCACGCCTGATTATGATTTAGACATCATGAGGGAGGGTCAATCGCTGGAAACGTTGACGAAAAGGCTTATTGATAAGCTTTCTCTGATCATTGAAGAAGAAAAACCAGATCTCGTGCTAGTTCATGGGGATACAACAACAACATTTTCTGGGACTTATGCAGGTTTTTTACAAAAGGTACCCGTCGGCCATGTTGAAGCCGGTTTACGGACAAATGATATCTATGCACCGTTTCCCGAAGAAGGCAACCGTCAACTTGTAGGGCGACTGGCAACTTATCATTTTGCAGCAACCCAAAGAAATAAAGATAACTTATTGAAGGAAAACATTCCACATGACACTATAGAGGTGGTGGGAAACACGGTGATTGATGCTCTAATGGATATTAGCCGACGAGAATCAAGTTTATCCGGGGAACTAAAAAGCATTTTTGAAACAGGTAAAAAGACCATTCTATTAACGACCCATCGGAGAGAAAATATGGAAGCATTGCAATCTGTCTATCGGGCGATTCGTCGAATAGTAGATGCTAATGATGATGTTCAAGTGGTTTTCCCTGTCCATAAAAATCCTGCGATTAGACAAAAGGCATTACATGAAATTGGAGATAACCCAGACGTGTATTTGATTGAACCTTTGGACTACGAACCGTTTATACATGTATTGAAGAGTGCCTACCTTGTCATCACGGATTCCGGTGGGATTCAGGAAGAAGCGCCCGGGCTTGGAAAACCTGTGCTCGTTGCAAGAAATACAACAGAGCGTCCCGAGGGTGTTGAAGCCGGCACCTTACAATTAGTGGGTACGTCTGAAGATACGATTGTTCAGCAATGTCAGCGTTTGCTATCCAATAAAGAAGCATATACGGGCATGAGTAAGATGCAAAACCCTTTTGGCCAAGGAGATTCTGCTGATAAGATCGTCAATCATATTAAAAAATCCTTCGACTTGACAGTGACGTCGGATCAAAAGCAAGCAAACCAACTCGTCTAA
- a CDS encoding glycosyl hydrolase family 8 — translation MVVSGRETLSETLGLWMSYALDKNDQELFDKIHEQLHELFLENDGFVHWKLTEDGESEISTNALIDDLRIAEVLLDAYNRWDAEEYLETADLINEYLSSHNVNHGILTDYYDQEENDASSDITLSYIDIQAMNKIAEEEQLNGQVVEETMRVLTEAPLDNGFYPSSYNVVTETYTFDDEINIVDQAIIAYHYARVGQPSVAFLSFIQEEMDNRGLVRGIYDRETRDPIVQYESPAIYGFLILYLLEINEIELAKEIFERMKAFQVTEESNDYYGGYSIQNGDTHIFDNLLPLMAEQQLEQRD, via the coding sequence GTGGTCGTGAGTGGTCGTGAGACGCTTTCTGAAACACTTGGGCTTTGGATGTCTTACGCCTTAGACAAAAATGATCAAGAATTATTTGACAAGATTCATGAGCAATTGCATGAACTTTTCCTTGAAAATGACGGATTTGTTCATTGGAAACTCACCGAGGATGGAGAAAGTGAAATATCTACCAATGCGCTCATCGACGACCTCCGTATTGCAGAGGTTCTTTTGGATGCTTACAATAGGTGGGATGCAGAAGAATATTTAGAAACAGCTGATTTGATTAATGAATATTTATCTAGCCATAATGTAAACCATGGAATCCTTACGGACTATTACGATCAAGAAGAAAATGATGCGAGTTCAGATATCACGTTATCATATATTGATATCCAGGCCATGAATAAGATAGCTGAAGAAGAACAATTAAATGGCCAAGTTGTGGAAGAAACGATGCGTGTGTTGACAGAAGCGCCACTAGATAACGGTTTTTATCCATCATCCTATAATGTGGTTACGGAAACGTATACATTTGATGATGAGATCAATATTGTTGATCAAGCTATTATTGCGTATCACTATGCAAGAGTGGGACAACCCTCAGTAGCATTTTTAAGTTTTATTCAGGAAGAAATGGATAACCGTGGGCTTGTTCGCGGTATATACGATAGGGAAACTCGGGACCCTATTGTCCAATATGAATCTCCTGCAATCTATGGTTTTTTGATTTTGTACCTTTTGGAAATCAACGAAATAGAATTGGCGAAAGAGATCTTTGAGCGGATGAAAGCTTTTCAAGTTACAGAGGAGAGTAATGACTACTACGGAGGTTACTCCATACAAAACGGAGATACCCATATATTTGATAACCTCCTCCCATTAATGGCAGAACAGCAATTGGAGCAAAGAGATTGA
- a CDS encoding YfiT family bacillithiol transferase, translating into MDAKFPIGKLEIPDKVTVENVQEWLKEIEDYTIRLRETVDALNDEELNRTYRDGGWTVRQLVHHIADSQLNMYQRLKLALTDENPTVPAFDQDKWAIEPDTRLPVESSIKLLEGINERIVFLGYRLTEEQLDRAFTLQKSDEITVAAKVAKLAWHEEHHLSHIKIALSPWGEFNQ; encoded by the coding sequence ATGGATGCAAAATTTCCAATTGGAAAATTAGAAATTCCTGACAAAGTAACAGTAGAAAATGTTCAAGAATGGTTAAAGGAAATCGAAGATTACACGATTCGATTAAGAGAAACTGTTGACGCATTAAATGATGAGGAATTAAACAGAACATATCGTGATGGCGGCTGGACAGTTCGTCAACTTGTTCACCACATTGCAGATTCTCAGTTGAATATGTATCAACGTTTGAAACTGGCATTAACCGATGAGAATCCAACAGTACCTGCTTTTGATCAAGATAAGTGGGCGATTGAGCCGGATACAAGGCTTCCTGTTGAAAGTTCTATTAAATTGCTAGAAGGTATAAATGAGCGCATCGTATTTTTAGGATATCGTTTAACGGAAGAACAATTAGATCGAGCTTTTACGCTCCAAAAAAGTGATGAGATAACAGTCGCAGCAAAAGTTGCAAAACTAGCCTGGCACGAAGAGCACCACTTATCCCATATAAAAATCGCGTTATCTCCATGGGGCGAATTTAACCAATAG